In Phoenix dactylifera cultivar Barhee BC4 chromosome 11, palm_55x_up_171113_PBpolish2nd_filt_p, whole genome shotgun sequence, the following are encoded in one genomic region:
- the LOC103709476 gene encoding probable protein ABIL5 isoform X2: MDLQMQCNNNISNVIFSCDLERVLESTSNVIFFCDLERVLENTKSYICDAVVAMVDHLGNVSSKLEHRLHGSIEVVQTEQKIDCLKQRLLTCQQYTTSLNLSAVRWSAKLPRYHQHYLSPLPQHPAKSSGISRDEAADKIASQTSSEKDQQAVAICPSVSVAGDSVKLPKLGAGITFSTAIPVRKGPSILSKSCNSSFGSYTDDVHLLLGVDRRKKSLQGINFLSFLRMSKRKT, encoded by the exons ATGGACCTCCAAATGCAATGCAATAACAACATCTCTAACGTAATATTCTCTTGTGACTTGGAAAGAGTTTTGGAGAGCACATCTAACGTAATATTCTTTTGTGACTTGGAAAGAGTTTTGGAGAACACAAAGAGCTACATCTGTGATGCAGTTGTTGCCATGGTCGATCATCTGGGGAATGTTTCGTCCAAGCTCGAGCACCGGCTCCATGGCAGCATCGAGGTCGTGCAAACGGAGCAAAAGATTGATTGCTTAAAACAG AGGCTTCTCACCTGTCAACAATACACTACAAGTCTCAATCTGTCTGCCGTGCGATGGAGTGCCAAGTTGCCGCGATATCACCAGCATTATCTGTCACCAC TCCCTCAGCATCCTGCAAAGTCGAGTGGTATCTCCAG AGATGAGGCTGCTGATAAAATAGCATCCCAAACATCTAGTGAAAAAGATCAGCAGGCAGTGGCCATTTGTCCTTCAGTCTCTGTTGCAGGTGATAGTGTCAAGCTTCCTAAATTGGGTGCAG gaATAACATTCAGCACAGCTATCCCAGTTCGCAAAGGCCCATCTATTCTTTCAAAGTCATGCAATTCTTCATTTGGTTCCTATACAGAT GATGTTCATCTGCTGCTTGGTGTGGACCGGAggaagaagtctctgcaagggattAACTTCTTGTCATTTCTTCGGATGAGTAAAAGAAAGACCTAG
- the LOC103709476 gene encoding probable protein ABIL5 isoform X1, with product MTPKEEDVRNLSEEREMEKEKEKEKEKQEADTVSTMPLPKSPSFLKPEETGTETDRFQQALLDLKDLRSQLHQAADYCENAFFKAGHRKLVLENTKSYICDAVVAMVDHLGNVSSKLEHRLHGSIEVVQTEQKIDCLKQRLLTCQQYTTSLNLSAVRWSAKLPRYHQHYLSPLPQHPAKSSGISRDEAADKIASQTSSEKDQQAVAICPSVSVAGDSVKLPKLGAGITFSTAIPVRKGPSILSKSCNSSFGSYTDDVHLLLGVDRRKKSLQGINFLSFLRMSKRKT from the exons ATGACGCCGAAGGAGGAGGACGTCCGAAATCTCtcggaagagagagagatggagaaggagaaggagaaggagaaggagaaacaGGAGGCGGACACGGTCTCCACAATGCCTCTCCCAAAATCCCCGTCCTTTTTGAAGCCAGAAGAAACGGGGACAGAGACCGACCGCTTCCAACAAGCTCTACTG GATCTGAAAGACTTGCGCTCTCAACTCCACCAAGCAGCAGATTACTGCGAGAATGCATTTTTTAAGGCCGGCCATAGAAAATT AGTTTTGGAGAACACAAAGAGCTACATCTGTGATGCAGTTGTTGCCATGGTCGATCATCTGGGGAATGTTTCGTCCAAGCTCGAGCACCGGCTCCATGGCAGCATCGAGGTCGTGCAAACGGAGCAAAAGATTGATTGCTTAAAACAG AGGCTTCTCACCTGTCAACAATACACTACAAGTCTCAATCTGTCTGCCGTGCGATGGAGTGCCAAGTTGCCGCGATATCACCAGCATTATCTGTCACCAC TCCCTCAGCATCCTGCAAAGTCGAGTGGTATCTCCAG AGATGAGGCTGCTGATAAAATAGCATCCCAAACATCTAGTGAAAAAGATCAGCAGGCAGTGGCCATTTGTCCTTCAGTCTCTGTTGCAGGTGATAGTGTCAAGCTTCCTAAATTGGGTGCAG gaATAACATTCAGCACAGCTATCCCAGTTCGCAAAGGCCCATCTATTCTTTCAAAGTCATGCAATTCTTCATTTGGTTCCTATACAGAT GATGTTCATCTGCTGCTTGGTGTGGACCGGAggaagaagtctctgcaagggattAACTTCTTGTCATTTCTTCGGATGAGTAAAAGAAAGACCTAG